CGTAACCTCAAAACTTTCATCACttgatgtaatttttttaatttacttaagaTTAAACAGCTATTCACTGCAGCTAATCATGACTCAAAGTGAATTTCGAAAGATCAGTTATTACACGGTTATTATTGAAATAGTGTACTTTTTCACTTATCCAAGGTCAAAAAAGCCGTTTTACAGTGTTTAACGTTTATTAAGTGAAATTTCGCACAACATGCCGGAGCCGCTCCGCGCAATCGCATACAcgaaatatatatgtatatacatacatacatacatacacatataagGAAAGCAATTTTAAAAGAGGTGAGGTTTAATTGCCACAATACATAGAATGGGTAGAAACACAAGTTTGATTATTAAAAGTCATGCATTACAATGCAATTTTGTCATCATCAATGTATCTTTCATACACAGTATCATCATGAGTGACTTACATTGCATGcattttaaacatattttactGATTTATTTTATGTGCATGTCTATCGCAAAGAGGATGGCTCATGTataattttcaagaaaacatagttaaaaaactatatttttgaacaaaatatttacaaaaatagaaGCAATATGATTATTCTGTTTCAACTTACTTGTTGACAAATCGTAATGTATTACCATCCATCAGTCGTCACAAATTGAGTGCAGCCTCTACTTTTTCTAAAACTTCCTCTGCTGTCTTTTTGCTACGATGTATACATTTTTGATCCTTAAGAATTCTTGTCAAACTAATGAAAATAAGTATATTAGTTTATACATGGTTGTGCGAAGACATTTCACAAACAAAATTGAGACTTACCTAATGCAATCTTTTCTTTCGTGCTGCTTATGAAGGGATTTACTTATTCTTTTGAAGAACAAAAATTTAATCCATTAGAAATTATTACCTTCTAGATATTATTTAGAAAAGTAAAACATAAGttcgaatatattttattacctGTAATCAAGCAAATTTAGTATTTCATTTTGAGAAATGCAGtgctgaatatatttaatgttGAATACATTCTCATCATTTGGTATAGAAGTCGTATGGGATAAGATAATGCAATCAGAATCTTTGTCTTCATAGTTTGTTACCTTGCCACCGTTttgctgtaaataattttagaaATGAAAATCATTTATATGTTCATTGAAAATCATCGAACTGAAAAAAGACTTTACTTTACCTTtatttttgtagatatttGATTGCATTTAATAGTAAGCATTTTACCcttatatatacaaaatttcatTGGTTTGTTTGGGTTTacaacaaacaattttttcactTCGTTTTCCattaatgatttaaaaaatagacTAACCTTGACACGCACGGTGTGTCATCTACAGAACAGGCGCAAGTAGTTAATTGTTCTTATCTTTGTATTCAAAACAAGACTATAACTATATATCAGTTATGTTTATGTACCGCGTACAAGGCGTTAAAACGTATTATAAGTATAGGTACGCCGCAAAAACGAATCATCTGGTCTCCGACATCCCGCGCTTTAGAAATGCCATGCTGCCATCTATTggtactttaattttatcaaaaattattttcacgtAATATCCGCTATACGTAAGGTAATAGAAACaacacattttttaaataaattaatccgTTTTCTAATTATATGATGGAGATAAATTTGGGGAAAACATGTATTCGAAACAAATTCTAGAGAATGGTATATAATCAATTTTGCTTATATTATTAccatttataaaattacacttaaattcttaaaaatatacaatttactttttctataTAACGTTTATAGTATACAAAAGCTTATTTTTGTACAACTTAACTTTACACTAGTCATTATGGTACTGTTTTGGACTGTATTGAGATGTATAAACAGGAAGTCTACGCTGTTCAGCATTCATTCCATCCCTGGATGCATAGTATCTTCTTTCAATTACTTTGTCGAAAAATCTGCTCAATTTTACAGATGAACTAGTACCTGCTGCTAGTGACCTTGTTTGTCGGCAGTcctataattaataaaaatataaaattttaatgaaatatatcatagacagtttttaaatgtatgtaaagattaatatttactaaaaatatttcatctgCACCACATTCTTCAGCAATGGTGGAAGAACGTCTATGGATACTTGATCTCACTTCTGATACCAAATCTGATTTTGTACCAATTACCAATATTGGaatctgaaaataatttacatcAAATGTAACTTACATTTTAcagaataaatatttatatgaaaaatgCAGCAAACCTGCGTTGACCCTACAAATTTCTCTGGATCAAAATCATCAAACTGTTTTGGTTTGAAATGACTATTGTCTTTACTCAAAACTTCCTCTAGCCATTTCTGTAGATTTTGCTGTGACTTCCTATTAGTTAAGTCGTGTACAAGAATAATGcctgaaataaaaatcaaagtcCATAATATGAGCTATAGATGTCGAGCAATAAAgtgaattaattattattaaaaattgtactATACCGTTTGTTGGACTATAAAAAACATGTCGTGTGTTTTTGTGGCTCTGACTACCACCAACATCCCATAATTCTATGAAATATCTCCGCTGATTTGGTGTTCCTTCTTTATATTCATGCAATTTGACTTCTACGGAACATCCAATTGTCCAAGATGGATTATTGATTGGTTGTTGTTGACATATTAAATGTGTTAAAGATGACTTTCCAACGCCTATAcgagaaaaaattcaaagactttttaaaacaataataaagttTGCGATTTAttaaactaacctaaaaataaatttgggatctttcttttaatttttgcaaatcaTTTTATCATGCTTCGTTAACGTAAATataacaattttcaaaattttttgaaacattTCGAGCAGtgtattttgtttataatctaATCTAAATCTTGTGCATGACACGTCAACGATCGTAAACAACAAAGTACTGCTAATAATTAATTGTTAAATAtggttttattcaaatgtttaccaGAATCTCCAACCACTATGATTTTTACTTTATCAATGGCTGCCATTGatgatatttattttatgaacAACAAAAAGTATCATTTGGCGTCGACgctttgtatatatttttgtatacaaaACTCCATTCGCAGTCTCTGCAGTGACAGCCGACAGGTGCACCGCCGCCGCTCCGTTTTATGATCGGAGCCCATAACCTCGATTTTCAGTGAGTAAACGAAATGCGTTTCAGATATGTGTGTTAAAGAGTTTCTACGGAATTGTTatcaatatactattaaaggaagaatttttaataaagaacAATAATCATCAGCGTAAGTATTTTATATTCTGTAAATTGAAtcgtaaattttttcattaaatttcataaataattcaatttttaattcatgAATGTGATTATTTTCTGGTATCCATTTTATACGAGataaacattttatattttagttataaTTAAAAGTTAACGTCAAAAATCTTATCATCTCAAAATTTTGCTGTTCCTTAGAGCCTTGAAAAAAACAGTAAATATtgatattaatattaatttataaataataaataacaaatatctatgtaatttgtttagtttttcacatagattaaaattatttaagtaaAACCAATGTATGTTTATACATTTCAGCTTCAAAATGAGTTCTGAAGAGAGATTAATTACAGAAGTTCCTAGTAGTTTAAAACAATTAGCACGACTGGTAGTTCGTGGTTTTTATACCATTGAAGATTCACTAATTGTTGATATGCTTGTTCGAAATCCATGTAAGTAAAACATAAGCGATGCCTCTAGAacatttttgatataattttatgtaattttagGCATGAAGGAAGATGATATCTGTGATCTACTCAAATTTGACAAGAAGATGTTAAGGGCACGTATAACAACACTTCGAAATGACAAATTTATTCAAGTAAGATTAAAAATGGAAACTGGTTCGGATGGAAAAGCACAAAAAGTTAACTATTACTTTATCAATTACAAGGTAATGCTTTAATATAGAATTTTCTTGAGAATCTGGATAAATgcttttatatatgtataaataatttcaactGATTTCAGACCTTTGTAAATGTAGTGAAGTACAAATTGGATCTGATGAGGAAAAGAATGGAAACTGAGGAGCGAGATGCAACCAGCAGAGCTAGTTTCAAATGCACAAGTTGTCTAAAAACTTTTACAGATTTGGAAGTTGGTTGACTTTTCTGTTAGTTATTTCATCAATCATGTTATCATAACATAACTtgtttcaattattttacaGGCAGATCAATTGTTTGATATGGCTACTGAAGAATTTAGATGTACATACTGCCGTGAAATAGTTGAAGAAGATTCGTCAGCTCTTCCAAAAAAGGATTCAAGATTGTTGTTAGCCAAATTTAATGAACAATTAGAACCTCTCTACATTCTCTTACGAGAAGTTGAAGGAATCAAATTAGCTCCAGAAATTTTGGAGCCAGAACCTGTAGACATTAACACAATTCGAGGGTATGTTTATCATGGCAACCATGCCTACATCTAATTTCGTTttctaatgattttttttttgtttagtaTTATCGACTCAAAGAAATCAAGCAGCTTGCGTGGACCTAATGAACAATGGTCTGGAGAAGCAACAAGAGGTGGAGGTTTTGTTGTGGAAGATACCAGAGTGGATGTATTAATTGGAGATGAAATACAAGAAGATAATGCCAGTAATAAGAGGAAGGAGAGACCTATTTGGTTGATGGAGAGCACAGTCATAACTTCAGATACTTTACaggtaatttattttttacatactcacggttttaaaatttcttgGGACAGAGTATCAACGTAGAAATTTTACTTGCAGAATGATATAGGAAATAATCAAGACAGTATTTTGGAAaaagcggctgctgctgctactgctactaATGCAGCAAATATTAAACAAGGCGAAGATATCATGTCGGTTCTCTTGGCCCATGAGAAGAAGGGTGGTGTAAATGAAAGTGCTGTAAAGGCTGTACTACCTCAAGAATCGAGTGATAGCAGTGATAACGAAGATGCAGGGGAGATGCAGACAGTTGACACAGGTGAGAGAAATTAATActttctaaataaatttactcGGGTCAATTTCTTGCGTGTgcattaaaatattcaaatattcgTTTTAGGCGAGGTGGAAGTAATGGAATCGGATGACGAAGATCAAGCGCCGACGGTTATGGTCAACGGCAAGAGCGTGTCGTTAACCGATGTAAATGATGCGCTTATAGCAGAAATGACTCCGTCAGAAAAAGAAGCTTATATACAGATTTATCAAGACTATTATTCGTCGATGTatgattgaataaatatttttaatgtaataataacaGCCAAGCAAATATGTCGGAATGATTGTGATGATACGAGGatgtataatattttgtacaaataaagaatggcgtttttttttcataaataactTTGCTAAAGATGTGTTTTATtgtaacattattttattcaaatattgttattatcaAGTTACAACAgttattataacaataaaatgacAATTGAATAACATTGAGAAATATTCTTCAAAATTGTCACTCGAGAAGCCAAATTAACATTGTTGCATAATAACTTTATATCTTTCTAATGTACAGCAAAAACGTAACAATACTAGGAATCGTCAACAGAGTTGATTAGTAATAAATACCCATTATACtccatatatttatatatagacttatatataagaaatacaagataaataattatcaagATTATGTCACTTCTGGTAAGACGGGAAAtgtgttattttataaagttaaaattattattattttgtcttTAATGATAAAAGCTTACTTGAAAtcactgttttttttttgttcgcctCCCAACGGATTTCCCTTCGACCACCACAATCGAAAGGAAATCCCCAAGACGATGttaacaaagttttaaaaaattttttttctcttttttttatcctttttctctcatatatttttgtatacatcagcgcgcgcgcgcgcgtgcaaaaACGCGTCATTCGTCAATTTTCGTAGCCAAgcactttttcttttctttttttttttttttttttgtaattcacGAGGAAGATCGTCGAATCGGCTTGTTCTGGaattctgaaaaaaagaacggcACAATTGATACTTATGACAAATCGTTGATCAATCAGAACAAGTCCGCCGCATCCCTGGAACATGAAGTGATCCGTTCGTCTATTCGGGCTCGTTGAGCCGCAGACGCGCAAAGTCCTCGAAGACGATgttatcgtcgtcgtcgttggcgTAGTTGTCGGAGTATCGGTTTCGCTCGATGCTCTTGGTCTTCTTCATTCTTTCTGCCTTCGACGAGGCTTCCTTGCCTCCTTCGCCTCCGGTTCCGGCACCTATTTGTGTAAATATAAACAGAAAAATCGGTGAAAAAATATCGCCATGATATGATTATTCGgagaaaagaggaaaaagcTCGTCACCTTGAGCCGGGTGCATGAGCTTGAAGGGCACGTCGGTGATGAGCTCACCACCCAGGGTACCACAGTTGAGTTTCACGCGGACGGAGTACGAGATTACGATACCCATGTTCTCGTTGGGAGCCTTGCCTTCGGCGACCATCGTCGAGGATGCCAGGTTGACGTCGTCGTCCTGAAAATTTGAAATCGCATTAATATTAAACGagtaactaaaaattaaaaatgaaaaaaaaaaaaatcagtcgGACCTTGAGATGACCGTCGAGTGCGATTCCCCGACGATCCTTGTTGCTGCTGGCCAAAGGCACGAGATAAAACTGTTTCGTGAAGGAGGCGCCTGGTGTGATGGGACAGCCTTCTCGAGTTTCCAGGCTGGCGACGTGGCGAGAGAATTGAGCGTTAACCATGGTCACTTCGCAGTGTTGGACAACGAATAACTGAAAAGAttcgttttatttaaaattaaaaaaacaaattatcctttttctttttgtttacatAGCTTGCGATGCGTATATTATAGACATAGGGATTTGCCGGTTGGAAAGGAATTAGCcgattaaaaactttaatgaAATTTGCTTGTTTTCCGCGCTCTAAGCGGATTAGCGGCTGGAATTATGAAATTCTGAATACTAAAGATCGCACCTTGATGTTCTTGACAGCCTTGCGAGAATTGTTGGTAACGATAACATTAGCCGAAACTTTCTCGCCATGATAGTAAATCTCCTTGTCCAGCGTCACCTCCAAGTTGAGCTTACCCTGGGAGAAGGTGAACCCCTTCGAGACCAACGAGCTCGGAAGCCTACGGCCGCGTGTCGGTGGGGCGTACTGAAGCTTCTTAATGGCCAAGGCGACCGAGGAGCGTTTGTGGCCCTAAAATTGGAAAATTGGAAAATCGTTAAATCGTTCCTCGAAATGTCGAGCATCGCGAAAGTAGTCTAAGCCTGGTTACATGCATACGTgcccctccccccccctcccacccacacacgcgcgcgttatGTAAGCCGCAGCTGGAAATCGAGTTATGCTCTTAAACGCGCATAGCTGGACTGCAGGCGATAATCTTTATGACGCGGCTTATTAAGTTATTCCCTAGAGCGTCGTTCACGGACACGTCGTTACatcgtatattattatgaatataTTCCCCCGACCTTGTCGTCCTCGCTCTCGGCGACGTAAATGCGGACGGTGTACTCGACACCGAGAGGTTTGCCCTGGTCGTCGTCACCGGGTTGAAGAGTGACGGAGCTCGGCGAGTTGCCCGGAAATTGGAAGAGAAAGGGGTAGGCATTGGAGCCGAGCTTCCTGAGCAGTCGGTCCTGGATCGGGGTGTTCTCCTGCTTTTCCTTCTTCACCGGGATGATCTGTTCCTTGCAGAGCACCAGCTCCTTGCTGAACTTGACCCCCATGACCTCGTCCTCCTCTCGACCATATCGGTAGGTGGTTGTCACCTGTGGTTTCGATAATTATACAAGTGTacaataaatacttgtatatttatatgtgaGATATTACAGCTTCGTACCTGGCCGTAAACCTTTCTGCCCTGGAGGTAGTCGTTCTCGATGACGACGATGCCATCGATGGGGTCGACGTAGTCTAGATGGTCGATGAAGTCGCGCTTGCCCAGGTAGACCGTGACCTTGCCTGCACAGCGAAATTCCAGTCACACAAAACGATattaaatacttatttaaaaaaaaaacaaaaaactcaCCATTAGGTGTGGTCTTTTTGAAAACCTTAACGGCCACGACGTAGGCCAAGAACAGGAGGGGAATCATTTGCGGCGGTGGCTCTTCTCTCGCACGATACTCGTATGGAtgacaaaaaaatgtttaactaaAAACCGACGAGGCGCTCCTCCGCGTCCTGCACCGGATgagttttgttttttcccgCCCAGAAGTGACGGGCGCGTGCAACGGAACCCTGGCTCATATAGACTTGCTGGGGCTTCGTTGCGCTACGCCCCGAAGCCCCCCCAGAGCTCAGCTAACCGGATCATTCAATTAGACACTGCTGCAGTCGAATCCGATTAAAATGCATATATCGCGAGCATCCTTtcatgtatatatgtgtatcgTGTGTATCAGGCCAACCGAAGATATAGGTGTCTTGCAAGTCGCGCCAGTTGGAGCTAATTCAGTGTTGAGCGTGACGCCGAACTGGTTGCAACTAGCTCTTGcgattttttccttttgaGATGGATCGGTAATGCATCGCTGGGGAGATCGTTGTATGCGTTGTATGCAGTGGTTGGTTTTTCGTCTTGTGAAGATATAACTGTTCTTTTAGGCGTATACTCTCGAGCTTTCAGTAGAACATGTCTAGCTGTGGTCAGGCGCGCGACATTTTTCGAAAAGTTTGGACGAACCCGTGAAGTATAACGATCTGTTGCTGCAAAGTAATAAATACATAGGTTGGGGACCTTATTAGTAATAAGTATAATTGTGAATTCAGTATAATCTTTTTAATGagtcgtaaaataaaattttaagtttttttttatatccaTAGTCTTTTGTACTATAGATAACgatacaaaatataatttgagtttgtgaaaatgaagaaattgTTATAAAACCTTTGTACTTTTGTATTGTGTAATCAAACCGAaacgataataatataatcacacacttaatataagtttttcaGTCATAATCCACAAGAAATCGCGCACAACGAACCGCTATTGTTTCGATAAATTTAATTCGCGTTTATAAGTCATACAGTATTCATGGACACTTTCTTTCCACTTGACTCTTGCCACTTTCTTCGTACTCTTGGCTTGATATCCACATTTGTTGGAACGTTCCAATCGATGCTAAAATAGATCCACCAATCCAAGATCCAAATCTTCGTTCTGCGCATCCATTGGCGCTTATCATCTTGAGCCTCATACTAGATGGTATCCTCATTGATAGATCTCTGTTTAGACGTTCGGGGAATCCCtatgaaaatagtaaaatcaaCACGTTATTTTTAAGACGTCAAAAAAAGGAATATCGgcttaacaaaaataaatgttttaccTGGATAAAAGAATTGCCACCAGTCACGACTACACTGCCATAAAGAGCAGGTCTCACATCCACATCACACATGCCCACACTTGTTGTGACTATGTGGCCAACACCAAGCATTGTATTTCCAACCATACCGCCGCGCATCTGCACCATACTAGGGTCGAATAAAGCTTCTGGTATTCTAAATCTTTCACATCCAAAATCTTGTCTATAACCAGTAGGAAATTCATAAGGAACTGCTGGTATAGTTGAAACTCCCTTCTCATCATAAGGACTTTCAGAGACTTGTAAACAAGTTGCTTGGAAGTCCTGCACAAGCTTTTTCACCATGTAGTTGTGCCATGATTTTGTGACCTCTGgaagatttttctttttcacccATCTAGGTTTATCGTGATCTTTCACTACTTCTTTACTTCCAATCATGTATGCTGGGGAAAGATCGATGTCATTTTCCTGAGAGCAACAAAATTCATTGATTTAGACATTTCTCAATGACTTTGCTGGTCAATAATAATGGTTTATAATTCGCAATACTCACTTGCAATAATTGTCGACACTGCATGGAGATGTAATCTCCACCAAGTGGAGATTTCACGATAGCTTGTGTCAGAACAAATCCATCTTGAACAGGTATGGCTGATGTGTGCGTTGCTCCACTGTCAACTACAATACCAGTTGCCCTACCATTTGCGAAGGCTGCAAGTACAGCATTTTTCACAAGAAAGTACGCTGGAACATTATACTTTTCAAACATCAACTCTGTCAGCTTTTCCCTCTTAGTTCTAACGTTCCAAGGAGACTCAGAAAATAATACTGGATGATATTCGGCATCGGACTGAATGACTTTTGAGTATGTGTAATCCAAAACCTGCAGAGTAAGCAAAAAATTGCTCAATCCAATACCAAGTTACAAGAGTTGCAAATAATTCTGAATGATAATGTACCTTTTCAAAGTGATCCCAATCTTCTATCATTCCATCCTTCATGTAACTAGCTACTTCCATTCCTTTACGCGGTACATGCAAAATTGTCGTATCAATATAGTATTTTGGAGTAGTCTGCGTTATGTTGTTGTCCGGTTTCTTATCATCTATATCCATCGGCTCTATCCTTGCTGCGTTACAATTCGCATCTTCCCCTATACCCACAACTGCTGGAATCTCTGCTTTTGGAGTGTCCTCTTGAGCATATCCAACACGTAACGAATGGTGGCCCAAGTCAAAAACAAGGGCACCGATTTCGTCTCCTCCATAGAGCATATTCGACATGATGCTGACTTAATTCgatctaaaataaaaacaaaagttaTTTATCGGTCTGTGTTTAACGTTTAATCGCAAATCATTTAACGACTGACGGATTTCTCTCGTTATCTCAAAGGTCACAATTAAACAACAGCCTTTTCACAACAATGAAACGTTCGTCATATATTGAAACTCGGTCAACTCATTACCTGTAGAGGTTATGATTTATTTTGGAGTTCGTATTTACGCATAATAAAATCGGCCCAGTTATAGGTGTATGTGTAAAAAGAGGCCGGCGCGGAGACGAGACACTCTTCTCCAGAGAATTCACTAAGTTTACGAAGTTTACGTTGTCCGACGACTTCTATACAGTCTATTGTGGACGCGGAACTCTAAACTGTCGCGCCGCGGCATTCATT
The sequence above is drawn from the Nasonia vitripennis strain AsymCx chromosome 4, Nvit_psr_1.1, whole genome shotgun sequence genome and encodes:
- the LOC100123644 gene encoding rab-like protein 3 isoform X1 produces the protein MAAIDKVKIIVVGDSGVGKSSLTHLICQQQPINNPSWTIGCSVEVKLHEYKEGTPNQRRYFIELWDVGGSQSHKNTRHVFYSPTNGIILVHDLTNRKSQQNLQKWLEEVLSKDNSHFKPKQFDDFDPEKFVGSTQIPILVIGTKSDLVSEVRSSIHRRSSTIAEECGADEIFLDCRQTRSLAAGTSSSVKLSRFFDKVIERRYYASRDGMNAEQRRLPVYTSQYSPKQYHND
- the LOC100123644 gene encoding rab-like protein 3 isoform X2 translates to MAAIDKVKIIVVGDSGVGKSSLTHLICQQQPINNPSWTIGCSVEVKLHEYKEGTPNQRRYFIELWDVGGSQSHKNTRHVFYSPTNGIILVHDLTNRKSQQNLQKWLEEVLSKDNSHFKPKQFDDFDPEKFIPILVIGTKSDLVSEVRSSIHRRSSTIAEECGADEIFLDCRQTRSLAAGTSSSVKLSRFFDKVIERRYYASRDGMNAEQRRLPVYTSQYSPKQYHND
- the LOC100123640 gene encoding general transcription factor IIE subunit 1 isoform X1 translates to MIGAHNLDFHFKMSSEERLITEVPSSLKQLARLVVRGFYTIEDSLIVDMLVRNPCMKEDDICDLLKFDKKMLRARITTLRNDKFIQVRLKMETGSDGKAQKVNYYFINYKTFVNVVKYKLDLMRKRMETEERDATSRASFKCTSCLKTFTDLEADQLFDMATEEFRCTYCREIVEEDSSALPKKDSRLLLAKFNEQLEPLYILLREVEGIKLAPEILEPEPVDINTIRGIIDSKKSSSLRGPNEQWSGEATRGGGFVVEDTRVDVLIGDEIQEDNASNKRKERPIWLMESTVITSDTLQNDIGNNQDSILEKAAAAATATNAANIKQGEDIMSVLLAHEKKGGVNESAVKAVLPQESSDSSDNEDAGEMQTVDTGEVEVMESDDEDQAPTVMVNGKSVSLTDVNDALIAEMTPSEKEAYIQIYQDYYSSMYD
- the LOC100123640 gene encoding general transcription factor IIE subunit 1 isoform X2, with product MSSEERLITEVPSSLKQLARLVVRGFYTIEDSLIVDMLVRNPCMKEDDICDLLKFDKKMLRARITTLRNDKFIQVRLKMETGSDGKAQKVNYYFINYKTFVNVVKYKLDLMRKRMETEERDATSRASFKCTSCLKTFTDLEADQLFDMATEEFRCTYCREIVEEDSSALPKKDSRLLLAKFNEQLEPLYILLREVEGIKLAPEILEPEPVDINTIRGIIDSKKSSSLRGPNEQWSGEATRGGGFVVEDTRVDVLIGDEIQEDNASNKRKERPIWLMESTVITSDTLQNDIGNNQDSILEKAAAAATATNAANIKQGEDIMSVLLAHEKKGGVNESAVKAVLPQESSDSSDNEDAGEMQTVDTGEVEVMESDDEDQAPTVMVNGKSVSLTDVNDALIAEMTPSEKEAYIQIYQDYYSSMYD
- the LOC100115165 gene encoding arrestin homolog translates to MIPLLFLAYVVAVKVFKKTTPNGKVTVYLGKRDFIDHLDYVDPIDGIVVIENDYLQGRKVYGQVTTTYRYGREEDEVMGVKFSKELVLCKEQIIPVKKEKQENTPIQDRLLRKLGSNAYPFLFQFPGNSPSSVTLQPGDDDQGKPLGVEYTVRIYVAESEDDKGHKRSSVALAIKKLQYAPPTRGRRLPSSLVSKGFTFSQGKLNLEVTLDKEIYYHGEKVSANVIVTNNSRKAVKNIKLFVVQHCEVTMVNAQFSRHVASLETREGCPITPGASFTKQFYLVPLASSNKDRRGIALDGHLKDDDVNLASSTMVAEGKAPNENMGIVISYSVRVKLNCGTLGGELITDVPFKLMHPAQGAGTGGEGGKEASSKAERMKKTKSIERNRYSDNYANDDDDNIVFEDFARLRLNEPE
- the LOC100123635 gene encoding actin-like protein 6B, which produces MSNMLYGGDEIGALVFDLGHHSLRVGYAQEDTPKAEIPAVVGIGEDANCNAARIEPMDIDDKKPDNNITQTTPKYYIDTTILHVPRKGMEVASYMKDGMIEDWDHFEKVLDYTYSKVIQSDAEYHPVLFSESPWNVRTKREKLTELMFEKYNVPAYFLVKNAVLAAFANGRATGIVVDSGATHTSAIPVQDGFVLTQAIVKSPLGGDYISMQCRQLLQENDIDLSPAYMIGSKEVVKDHDKPRWVKKKNLPEVTKSWHNYMVKKLVQDFQATCLQVSESPYDEKGVSTIPAVPYEFPTGYRQDFGCERFRIPEALFDPSMVQMRGGMVGNTMLGVGHIVTTSVGMCDVDVRPALYGSVVVTGGNSFIQGFPERLNRDLSMRIPSSMRLKMISANGCAERRFGSWIGGSILASIGTFQQMWISSQEYEESGKSQVERKCP